The Caenorhabditis elegans chromosome II genome has a segment encoding these proteins:
- the F07H5.13 gene encoding uncharacterized protein (Confirmed by transcript evidence): protein MRVRLKSFQNHIEPASMQSMAIQCLRIKRIVSSLQKFFLLLVISR, encoded by the exons ATGCGAGTTAGATTGAAGAGTTTTCAG AACCATATTGAACCAGCGTCAATGCAATCAATGGCAATTCAATGTTTGAGAATCAAACGGATCGTCTCTTCTCTGCAGAAATTCTTTCTGCTACTTGTCATTAGCCGATAG